From Kitasatospora sp. MAP12-44:
AGAAATTGATCAAGGGGTTGGGCAGCTTGAGTGGAGTATCGGCGCAGTCCGATGCTGATGGCCTATCAGCCGAGCCGGGGGACGCCGACGGGCAGAGAGCGCTCGAGGTGCCGGACAGCCTGCGGTACCTTCGGGCGGCGCTGGCCGCGTTCGGCCTGCTCGGGTGTGCCGTCGCGCTGGTGGCGACGGGCCTGTTCGAGCTGTTCAACTGGTCGGGACCCGATCAGTCGGACACCGCCGGTCTCGACCACTACGTGGAGATCTCCATCGCGTGGGTGGTCGGCATCGCCATCCTCGGCGTCAGCCAGGCCTACCAACGGCGACCGGACGGTCGGCGCCGCTCGGTGCAGTGGGTGATCTGGTGTGACTTGGGCCTGTTGCTGGCATTCCTGTGGCCGGCGCAGATCATGATCGCGGCCTGCGCCTTCGCCATCCACGCGCGGTCGCGGGCGTGGCGGGTACGCGGCGGCGTCGCGCTGGCCGGCGTCGGCGTCCTGCTCGCCGGAGCGTGGTGGGTCGTCACCGGCTATGAGGCCGAACAACCGTGGCTACCCGCACACGCCAACTCCGCCGACTCCGCAGTCGTCGGCACCTGGACCGGCACCGACGGCGGACAGATCGAACTGCACGCCGATGGTGAGTTCCGCAGCTCCAACCTCCCGTACCTGGGCCCGAACGGTCCCTGGACGCCACAGTTCACCAACACCACAGGCGAGTGGAAGTTGGGCCGGGACGGTGAATGGCCGTACGAGACGCTGTGGCTGACGGCCGCCTCCGGCGCGCCCACCGACTCCCTTGAACTCGACGTGTTCGGCGGCCCCACTGCAGCCACCCTGTGCGTCACCCTCGACCATGTGGAACGCTGCAACGACGGATTCCACCGCGGCTGACGCCGACTGCCGAGCAGCCGGGGACGGCGAGACGGCCCTACCCCTGGAGCAGATGATCGGCCTCACCGGCCTTGATGCCGAGGATGAGGGCACGGAGTGCGGCACGGGAGTCGGTAAGGGCTTGGTGTTCCTGACCGTTGACCGCGATGTAGCCGTTGCCTTCGGTGTCGGTGCCGAGACGGAAGCAGGCGTTGCCTTCTCCGCAAAAGGGATCTTCCCACGTGATCTGAGGCATCGGTCCTCCTGACCGTGGGGCCGGGACGGCAGCGACCCACCGCCCCGGCCACTGCCAACTACAGGAGATGGTCGGCTTTCCCCGCCTTGATGTCCAGGATCAGCGTCCGCAGCGCCTCCACCGAGTCGGTGAGCGGCTGGTGTTCCTGGCCGTTGACTGCGATGTAGCCGTTACCGTCCGCGTCAGTGCCGAGGCGGAAGCAGTTCCCGGAGTCCTGGCAGAATGGGTCTTCCCACGTAATTTCCGACATGGAACTTCTCCTATAGCTGTTGTGCGATGGAACGGATCAAGTCGCGAGTCTGCTCTATCGACAGTGCGACACGCTGCATCTGATCCAGATGGAGCGAAAATTTTCGCAGTTGACCTTCCAGGTGCAGAAACTCGGCAATAGTCGTTCGGTCGAGTTGCACGACATCGAGACTCGGCACGTCTCCCTTGGAGTACAGCATTGACTGTCCCGAGCCGGGAAATGCGCCAGCCGAGAATGGGACAGCCTGGACCGTGACATTCTCCCGCTCCGTCATCTCCAGGATGTAGTACAGCTGCTCGCGCAAGGCCTGGCGGCCGCCGACCTCCATGCGGAGCACTGCTTCGTGGATTATGGCGACATACGGCGGCGCATCGGGCCGGTCGAGCACCTGGCGCCGCTGGACCCGATGGGCAACCCGCGCCTCGAACTCCTCAGCCGGCAGGGGCGGGATGGCCGCATCGAACAATGCCCTTGCGAACGCCTCGGTCTGGAACAAGCCCGGGACGTGGGTCATGGTGCTCATACGGAGCCCCTGGGAGAACCATTCCAACTCGGAGATATCCAGGAAGGTCGGCGGCAGGATCCCGCGAAACTCCTCCCACCACCCCTTGGTGTGATCCGAGGCCATACGCACAAGTGCCTCGATCAACGCCGAGTCTGCGCAGTCGTAGTTACAGGCCAACCGACGCACGCGCTCGGGGCTGATCCCGTGACGCCCCGCCTCGGTACTCGTGATCACTGTCCGGTTCGTCGCCAGCACTGCCGCTGCTTGCTCAGTGGACAGGCCAGAAGCTTCGCGGAGCTTGCGAAGCTCAGCCCCGAGGCGTTGCTGACGGGCTGTTGGGTTACTCCTCGGCGGCATCTGCTCCCTCTCCCTGCATGGAGCCAAGTGTGCCTCGTCCGAGGATCTTTGGTCCATCTCCTGTCAAGACCAGGTAGCACATGTGCCCCCAATGCCCTACCTTGAGTAGCGCAGGAGCTACACACGGCAACGTCCGGAAGTGCACCGCGCGAGCATGCCCGCCTTCCCTGGGACGGGTGTGCCCGCGCCCAGGGAGGCAGGTCACCGGCGGCGCCGTCACCGCACTCGCGTGCGGTCAACTACCCGTCAAAACCCGCGAGGAGTCAGCCATGCCTGGAATCCCGCTCGCCGCTCTCCCCAACGCCGTCCCTACCGTCCCCGCCTACTGGCGGTTCCCGGCCGAGCTCGCGTCCGTCCCCCGCGCCCGGCGGGCGGTGGCGGACGCGTTGCCGCGACCCTGCAGGGCCCAACTCTCGTACGAGCTCCGGCTCCTGACCTCCGAGCTCGTCACCAATGCGATCCGGTACGGCGCCCAGGCCGACGACGGTGACGAGATGATCGAGCTCGTCTTCTGGACCGCCGACAACCACCACTGGCTCGCCGTCTCCGACCCCGGCTCTGGCCGTCCCGTCCTCCGCACAGCTGCCCCCGACGCTTGCGGCGGGCGGGGGTTGCTGCTGGTGGAGGCGCTCAGCGACGCCTGGGGCGTGGTGGCCCGCCCGACGCGCGGGAAATCCGTCGTCGCCGGAATCCGCCTACACGGGCACGGGTGAAACCGCAACGGCTGCCCGGTCGGAGGGGACCGGGCAGCCGTGGGGCAGGTCAGGTTCGTCAGCCGTGGTAGCCGACCGGCTCCAGGTACAGGGTGTCCGTGCCGCCGTCGTCCGCGGCGTTGGCGAAAGGGGCGCCCGGCCAGTCCAGCTTGACCGAGTGGGTCTCTCCGGGCGGGGTGATCGTCATGCCGGTGACCTTGATGCTGGTGTGGCCAGGGGGGTTGGTGCGGAACCAGATGACGGACTGGGTGCTCGCCCCTGCCGCGAGAGTGACGGCGCTCCCCTGGTGCCGGCCGCGCGGCACCGAGGTGGGGCCCGCACCGGTGGTCAGGTCCACTCCGGGGAAGCCGTC
This genomic window contains:
- a CDS encoding ATP-binding protein: MPGIPLAALPNAVPTVPAYWRFPAELASVPRARRAVADALPRPCRAQLSYELRLLTSELVTNAIRYGAQADDGDEMIELVFWTADNHHWLAVSDPGSGRPVLRTAAPDACGGRGLLLVEALSDAWGVVARPTRGKSVVAGIRLHGHG
- a CDS encoding helix-turn-helix transcriptional regulator; translation: MPPRSNPTARQQRLGAELRKLREASGLSTEQAAAVLATNRTVITSTEAGRHGISPERVRRLACNYDCADSALIEALVRMASDHTKGWWEEFRGILPPTFLDISELEWFSQGLRMSTMTHVPGLFQTEAFARALFDAAIPPLPAEEFEARVAHRVQRRQVLDRPDAPPYVAIIHEAVLRMEVGGRQALREQLYYILEMTERENVTVQAVPFSAGAFPGSGQSMLYSKGDVPSLDVVQLDRTTIAEFLHLEGQLRKFSLHLDQMQRVALSIEQTRDLIRSIAQQL